The following are encoded in a window of uncultured Pseudomonas sp. genomic DNA:
- a CDS encoding NUDIX hydrolase: MKFCSNCGGPTSHIIPSGDNRLRHVCAQCQTVHYQNPRIIAGCLPIWGEQVLLCRRAIEPRRSYWTLPAGFMENGETLEQAAARETHEEACARVRSLNLYTLFDLPHINQVYMLFRAELVDLDFAPGEESLEVALFHEHDIPWSELAFPTIGRTLECYFADRREQHYPVRNEPLEALRAHYKKAL, encoded by the coding sequence ATGAAGTTCTGTAGCAACTGTGGCGGGCCGACCAGTCACATCATCCCGTCGGGTGACAACCGCTTGCGCCACGTCTGCGCGCAATGCCAGACCGTGCATTACCAGAACCCGCGCATCATCGCCGGCTGCCTGCCGATATGGGGCGAGCAAGTGTTGCTGTGCCGCCGCGCCATCGAGCCACGGCGCAGCTACTGGACCCTGCCGGCCGGCTTTATGGAGAATGGCGAAACCCTCGAACAGGCCGCCGCCCGAGAAACCCATGAGGAAGCCTGTGCCCGCGTGCGCAGCCTCAATCTCTATACCCTGTTTGACCTGCCACACATCAATCAGGTGTATATGCTGTTTCGCGCCGAGCTGGTCGACCTGGACTTTGCCCCCGGCGAGGAAAGCCTCGAGGTTGCGCTTTTTCACGAACACGACATCCCCTGGTCAGAGCTGGCTTTCCCGACCATCGGACGTACCTTAGAATGCTACTTCGCCGACCGCCGCGAGCAGCACTACCCGGTCCGCAACGAGCCGCTCGAAGCCTTGCGCGCGCATTACAAAAAAGCCCTTTGA
- a CDS encoding DUF2182 domain-containing protein yields the protein MASFAARPVDHGALLASACILLLSAVAWWWQFEQATVMAAMGEMQMPPTDWLAPAGMFALLMWMVMMQAMMLPAVLPVFLLYRRCLQRDRQKLTKLLLFIVAYVLLWSLFALLMTLLQGVGEQLGWLDPMLLRLPPWLGALALLMAGLYQLSRAKAACLQHCQSPLGFLQRHVRPGLSGAWRLGMQHGLYCLGCCWALMLLLLVVGAMSLWGMALLALLVLAEKWLALGAGWLRFSGALLLLGAMLLGITALA from the coding sequence ATGGCATCATTCGCGGCTAGGCCGGTCGACCATGGTGCGCTGCTAGCCAGCGCCTGCATTCTGCTGCTGAGTGCGGTTGCTTGGTGGTGGCAGTTTGAGCAGGCGACAGTGATGGCGGCCATGGGTGAGATGCAGATGCCGCCCACCGACTGGCTGGCGCCTGCAGGTATGTTTGCCTTGCTGATGTGGATGGTGATGATGCAGGCCATGATGCTGCCAGCCGTTTTGCCCGTCTTCCTGCTTTACCGTCGTTGCCTGCAGCGTGATCGTCAGAAACTGACAAAGCTGCTGCTGTTCATTGTGGCCTATGTGTTGTTGTGGAGTCTGTTCGCGCTGTTAATGACGCTGTTGCAGGGCGTGGGCGAGCAGCTCGGCTGGCTCGACCCAATGCTCTTGCGCCTGCCGCCCTGGCTTGGCGCTCTGGCTCTGTTGATGGCCGGGTTGTACCAGTTGAGCCGGGCAAAGGCGGCTTGCCTGCAACATTGTCAAAGCCCGCTGGGGTTTCTGCAGCGCCACGTTCGTCCTGGCTTGTCGGGTGCCTGGCGCCTCGGCATGCAGCATGGTCTCTACTGCTTGGGTTGCTGTTGGGCGCTGATGCTGCTTCTGCTAGTGGTGGGTGCCATGAGTTTGTGGGGTATGGCGCTGCTGGCCCTGCTGGTATTGGCGGAGAAGTGGCTGGCGTTGGGTGCCGGCTGGCTTCGTTTCAGTGGCGCACTATTGCTGCTGGGCGCGATGTTGTTGGGGATTACTGCGCTGGCGTGA
- a CDS encoding multicopper oxidase family protein: protein MKLKRRQILAGLVGLGVVGLGAGGVRYWLGRTENQATHDYELIAAPLDVELLLGHITPAWGYAGQVPGLEIRARQGDWLRVRFINQLDEPTTIHWHGIRLPLAMDGVPYVSQLPVLPGEYFDYRFKTEDAGNFWYHPHLSSAEQLGRGLVGPLIVEEREPTGFAHERTLSLKTWHIDEQGAFTAFSVPREAAREGTRGRLTTINGKPAPVIELPAGQVVRLRVLNLDNTVTYRLNLPGADARLYALDGHPITPRPLGKEYWLGPGMRIDLAVRVPAAGVELSLRNGPLRLATLKSVGSAGVAGEWPAPLPANPVAEPDLERAEVLRFNFEWSARLVSEGDNGPAKYWQINGQAWDISDKTCADRPIASLKKDGHYIFELRNMAQYLHPIHLHGLAFKVISSNRKQIIPYFTDTYLLGKNEVARIAFVADNPGIWMFHCHVIDHMETGLMAAIEVA, encoded by the coding sequence ATGAAGTTGAAGCGTAGGCAGATCCTTGCCGGTTTAGTCGGTCTGGGTGTCGTCGGTCTGGGCGCTGGCGGCGTGCGTTACTGGCTGGGGCGCACTGAAAATCAGGCGACCCATGACTACGAACTGATCGCCGCACCGTTGGATGTCGAGCTGTTGCTTGGGCACATAACCCCGGCCTGGGGCTATGCCGGCCAAGTGCCAGGGCTGGAAATCCGCGCACGCCAAGGCGACTGGCTGCGGGTGCGCTTTATCAATCAGCTGGACGAGCCGACCACCATTCACTGGCATGGCATCCGTCTGCCGTTGGCAATGGATGGCGTGCCTTATGTCTCGCAGCTGCCGGTATTGCCGGGCGAGTATTTCGACTACCGCTTCAAGACTGAAGATGCCGGCAACTTTTGGTACCACCCGCACCTGAGCAGCGCCGAGCAGCTTGGGCGTGGCTTGGTCGGCCCGTTGATTGTCGAGGAACGCGAGCCCACAGGCTTTGCCCATGAGCGCACGTTGAGCCTGAAAACCTGGCATATCGACGAGCAGGGTGCTTTTACCGCATTCAGTGTGCCGCGTGAAGCGGCGCGGGAAGGTACGCGCGGACGGCTAACCACCATTAACGGTAAGCCGGCGCCGGTAATTGAGCTGCCGGCCGGGCAGGTGGTGCGCCTGCGTGTGCTTAATCTGGATAACACTGTGACCTATCGGCTCAACCTGCCAGGTGCCGATGCGCGCTTGTATGCGCTGGATGGCCATCCGATTACACCGCGGCCTTTGGGTAAGGAATATTGGTTGGGCCCAGGTATGCGTATCGACCTGGCGGTGCGGGTGCCAGCGGCGGGTGTTGAGTTGTCCCTGCGCAATGGCCCGCTGCGCCTGGCGACGCTGAAAAGTGTTGGCAGCGCTGGCGTCGCCGGCGAGTGGCCTGCGCCGCTGCCAGCCAATCCGGTGGCCGAGCCTGATTTAGAGCGCGCCGAGGTGTTGCGCTTCAACTTCGAGTGGTCGGCGCGTCTGGTCAGTGAAGGTGATAACGGGCCGGCCAAGTATTGGCAGATCAACGGTCAGGCCTGGGATATCAGCGACAAGACCTGCGCGGATCGGCCCATAGCCAGTCTGAAGAAGGATGGCCACTACATCTTTGAGCTGCGCAATATGGCGCAGTACCTGCACCCGATTCACTTGCATGGGTTGGCATTCAAGGTGATCTCATCCAACCGCAAGCAGATCATTCCGTATTTCACCGACACCTATCTGCTGGGCAAGAATGAAGTGGCGCGTATCGCCTTTGTCGCCGATAACCCGGGAATCTGGATGTTCCATTGCCATGTGATTGATCACATGGAAACCGGCCTGATGGCTGCGATTGAGGTGGCCTGA
- the mltF gene encoding membrane-bound lytic murein transglycosylase MltF, whose product MFALSVCRVRRACWLSAIGVLLLLGGCAEEPSTLERVQAEGVLRVITRNSPATYFQDRNGETGFEYELVKRFADDLGVELKIETADNLDDLFASLNRPAGPVLAAAGLVESDGRRQHARFSLPYLEVTPQVIYRNGQQRPTRPDDLLGKRILVLKGSSHAEQLAEMKLQLPELAYEESSAVEVVDLLRMVDEGQIDLTLVDSNELAMNQVYFPNVRVAFDLGDEQSLAWATAPGEDRSLLDEMNAFIERAQQNGSLQRLKGRYYGHVDVLGYVGAYTFAKHLQQRLPRYEKHFREAAKVNQVDWRLLAAMGYQESLWQPTATSKTGVRGLMMLTLRTAQAMGVSNRLDPKQSIDGGAKYIVHVKSLLPESIEEPDRTWFALAAYNVGGGHLEDARKLTEAEGLNPNKWLDVQKILPRLAQKQWYSKTRYGYARGGEPVHFVRNIRRYYDILTWVTQPQLEGTQIAESSQHVPGIDKRQPNQQTPPL is encoded by the coding sequence ATGTTTGCCCTATCTGTGTGCCGTGTGCGCCGTGCCTGCTGGCTGTCGGCGATCGGAGTCCTCCTGCTGCTCGGCGGCTGTGCTGAAGAACCCAGCACACTCGAACGCGTTCAGGCGGAGGGTGTACTGCGGGTGATCACCCGTAACAGCCCGGCCACCTATTTCCAAGACCGCAACGGCGAAACCGGCTTCGAATACGAGCTGGTAAAACGCTTTGCCGATGACTTGGGCGTTGAGCTGAAAATCGAAACAGCCGACAACCTCGACGACCTTTTCGCCAGCCTGAACAGGCCCGCTGGCCCCGTACTGGCCGCCGCCGGTTTGGTAGAAAGCGACGGACGGCGGCAGCACGCACGCTTCTCCCTGCCCTACCTCGAAGTCACCCCCCAGGTGATCTACCGTAACGGCCAACAGCGCCCGACCCGCCCAGATGATCTGTTAGGCAAACGCATCCTGGTTCTAAAAGGCAGCAGCCATGCCGAACAACTTGCCGAGATGAAGCTGCAACTGCCGGAACTGGCCTATGAAGAGTCGTCTGCGGTTGAGGTGGTCGATTTATTACGCATGGTGGATGAAGGCCAGATCGACCTGACCCTGGTTGATTCTAATGAGCTGGCGATGAACCAGGTGTACTTCCCCAACGTACGCGTGGCCTTTGACCTCGGCGATGAGCAGAGCCTGGCCTGGGCCACCGCGCCCGGAGAAGACCGCAGCCTGCTTGATGAAATGAATGCTTTTATTGAGCGCGCACAGCAGAACGGCAGCCTGCAACGCCTGAAAGGCCGCTACTACGGCCATGTTGATGTACTCGGTTATGTCGGTGCCTACACCTTCGCCAAACACCTGCAACAGCGCTTGCCGCGCTACGAGAAGCACTTTCGCGAAGCCGCTAAGGTCAACCAGGTGGACTGGCGCCTGCTTGCCGCCATGGGCTATCAAGAATCTCTCTGGCAACCCACCGCCACCTCAAAAACCGGGGTGCGCGGACTGATGATGCTGACCCTACGCACCGCCCAAGCCATGGGCGTATCCAACCGTCTCGACCCCAAGCAGAGCATCGATGGCGGTGCCAAATACATCGTCCACGTAAAGAGCCTGCTCCCAGAGAGCATTGAGGAGCCGGACCGCACCTGGTTCGCCCTGGCCGCTTACAACGTCGGCGGCGGCCACCTGGAAGACGCCCGCAAGCTCACCGAAGCCGAAGGCCTGAACCCGAATAAATGGCTGGATGTGCAGAAAATTCTGCCACGCCTGGCGCAGAAACAGTGGTACAGCAAAACCCGCTATGGTTATGCCCGAGGCGGCGAACCGGTACATTTTGTGCGCAACATCCGTCGTTACTACGACATCCTCACCTGGGTCACTCAACCGCAACTGGAAGGCACGCAAATCGCCGAAAGCAGCCAACATGTCCCAGGCATCGACAAGCGCCAGCCCAACCAGCAGACCCCACCACTCTAG
- the purL gene encoding phosphoribosylformylglycinamidine synthase, whose amino-acid sequence MLILRGAPALSAFRHGKLLAQLTSKVPAVTGLYAEFAHFAEVTGALSADEEQVLARLLKYGPSVPVQEPSGRLFLSIPRFGTISPWSSKASDIARNCGLAKIQRIERGLAYYVSGELNAAEAQQVADLLHDRMTQLVLDNLEGAAALFSHAQPKPLTAVDILGGGRAALEQANVDLGLALAEDEIDYLVNAFVGLGRNPHDIELMMFAQANSEHCRHKIFNASWDIDGQSQEKSLFGMIKNTYQMHSEGVLSAYKDNASVIVGNVAGRFFPDPETRQYGAVQEPVHILMKVETHNHPTAIAPFPGAATGSGGEIRDEGATGRGAKPKAGLTGFTVSNLQIPGFEQPWEVPYGKPERIVTALDIMIEGPLGGAAFNNEFGRPALTGYFRTFEQAIQTPRGEEVRGYHKPIMLAGGMGNIRAEHVQKGEITVGAKLIVLGGPAMLIGLGGGAASSMATGTSSADLDFASVQRENPEMERRCQEVIDRCWQLGEHNPIAFIHDVGAGGLSNAFPELVNDGGRGGRFELRNVPNDEPGMAPHEIWSNESQERYVMAVDAANFERFKAICERERCPFAVVGEATEEAHLTVTDSHFGNNAVDMPLNVLLGKAPRMHRSATRESELGDDFDASKLAIDEAVTRVLHHPAVASKSFLITIGDRSITGLVARDQMVGPWQVPVADCAVTATSFDVYTGEAMAMGERTPLALLDAAASGRMAIGETLTNLAASRINAISDIKLSANWMSAAGHPGEDARLYDTVKAVGMELCPELGITIPVGKDSMSMKTQWRDEDADKSVTSPLSLVVTGFAPVSDIRKTLTPQLRMDKGETDLILIDLGRGQNRLGASILTQVYSKLGSQAPDVDDAEDLKAFFAVIQGLNADGHILAYHDRSDGGLLVTVLEMAFAGHCGLNLFLDALADGKPELAAVLFNEELGAVIQVHQDATPQVLAQFSAAGLGDCVAVIGQPVNSDDVAISFNGQPVFTGQRRLLQRQWAQTSYQIQRLRDNVECAEQEFEGLLEEDNPGLTVKLGFDVNQDISAPYIRKGVRPQIAVLREQGVNGQVEMAAAFDRAGFNAVDVHMSDILNGSVSLEAFKGLVACGGFSYGDVLGAGEGWAKSILFNSRARDGFQAFFERKDSFSLGVCNGCQMMSNLHELIPGTEFWPHFVRNRSEQFEARVAMVQVQESASIFLQGMAGSRMPIAIAHGEGHAEFENEEALLEADLSGCVAMRFIDNHGKVTETYPANPNGSPRGITGLTSRDGRVTIMMPHPERVFRAVQNSWKPDDWQEDAGWLRMFRNARVWVD is encoded by the coding sequence ATGTTGATCCTGCGCGGCGCTCCCGCCCTTTCTGCTTTCCGTCACGGCAAACTGCTTGCACAACTGACCAGCAAGGTTCCTGCGGTCACCGGCCTGTATGCCGAATTCGCGCATTTCGCCGAAGTGACCGGCGCTTTAAGTGCTGACGAAGAGCAGGTGTTGGCTCGTTTGCTGAAGTATGGCCCGAGCGTGCCGGTTCAGGAGCCAAGCGGCCGCCTGTTCCTGAGCATTCCGCGCTTTGGCACCATCTCGCCTTGGTCGAGTAAGGCCAGTGATATCGCCCGCAACTGCGGCCTGGCAAAGATCCAGCGTATCGAGCGCGGTCTGGCCTACTACGTTAGCGGCGAGCTGAATGCTGCCGAGGCGCAGCAGGTGGCTGATCTGCTGCATGACCGCATGACCCAGTTGGTGCTGGATAACCTGGAAGGCGCTGCGGCGCTGTTCAGCCATGCTCAGCCTAAGCCGCTGACGGCGGTGGATATTCTGGGTGGCGGCCGCGCCGCGCTGGAGCAGGCTAACGTCGACTTGGGCCTGGCCCTGGCTGAGGACGAAATCGACTACCTGGTCAATGCTTTTGTCGGGCTGGGGCGCAACCCCCACGACATCGAACTGATGATGTTCGCCCAGGCCAACTCTGAGCATTGCCGCCACAAGATTTTTAACGCCAGTTGGGATATTGATGGCCAGAGCCAGGAGAAATCCTTGTTCGGCATGATCAAAAACACCTATCAAATGCACAGCGAAGGGGTCTTGTCTGCTTATAAGGACAACGCCTCGGTGATCGTCGGCAACGTTGCCGGGCGTTTCTTCCCGGACCCTGAAACCCGTCAGTACGGCGCGGTGCAGGAGCCGGTGCATATTCTGATGAAGGTGGAAACCCACAACCACCCGACCGCGATTGCGCCGTTCCCTGGGGCGGCGACCGGCTCTGGTGGTGAGATTCGTGACGAGGGCGCGACCGGTCGTGGCGCCAAGCCGAAAGCCGGCCTCACCGGCTTCACCGTGTCCAACCTGCAAATTCCGGGTTTCGAGCAGCCATGGGAAGTGCCGTACGGCAAACCCGAGCGCATCGTTACTGCACTGGACATCATGATCGAAGGCCCGCTGGGCGGCGCGGCATTCAACAACGAATTCGGACGTCCGGCGCTGACCGGTTACTTCCGCACCTTCGAGCAGGCGATTCAGACCCCGCGCGGTGAAGAAGTGCGCGGCTACCACAAGCCGATCATGCTGGCGGGCGGTATGGGTAACATTCGCGCCGAGCACGTGCAGAAAGGCGAAATTACCGTAGGCGCCAAGCTGATCGTGCTCGGCGGCCCAGCCATGCTCATCGGTCTGGGTGGCGGTGCGGCCTCGTCTATGGCCACCGGCACCAGCTCGGCTGACTTGGATTTTGCCTCGGTGCAGCGCGAAAACCCGGAAATGGAGCGCCGCTGTCAGGAAGTGATCGACCGCTGCTGGCAGCTGGGTGAGCACAACCCGATTGCCTTTATTCATGACGTTGGCGCGGGTGGCTTGTCCAACGCCTTCCCGGAACTGGTCAACGATGGCGGGCGTGGCGGGCGTTTTGAGCTGCGCAACGTACCCAATGATGAGCCGGGCATGGCCCCGCATGAAATCTGGAGCAACGAGTCCCAGGAACGCTACGTGATGGCGGTGGATGCGGCCAACTTCGAGCGCTTCAAGGCGATTTGCGAGCGTGAGCGTTGCCCGTTTGCGGTAGTCGGTGAGGCCACTGAAGAGGCTCACCTGACCGTGACCGACAGCCATTTCGGCAACAATGCCGTGGACATGCCGCTCAACGTGCTGCTGGGCAAGGCCCCGCGCATGCACCGTTCGGCCACGCGTGAAAGCGAGCTGGGTGACGACTTCGATGCCAGCAAGCTGGCTATCGATGAAGCAGTTACCCGTGTCCTGCACCACCCAGCGGTGGCCAGCAAGAGCTTCCTGATCACCATTGGCGACCGCAGCATTACTGGCCTGGTGGCCCGCGACCAGATGGTCGGGCCGTGGCAGGTGCCAGTGGCCGATTGCGCCGTGACCGCCACCAGTTTTGATGTTTACACCGGTGAAGCCATGGCCATGGGCGAGCGTACTCCGCTGGCGCTGCTCGATGCGGCGGCGTCCGGGCGTATGGCGATTGGTGAAACCCTGACCAACCTGGCGGCTTCGCGGATTAATGCCATCAGTGACATCAAACTATCCGCCAACTGGATGTCCGCAGCCGGCCATCCGGGCGAAGATGCGCGCTTGTACGACACGGTTAAAGCTGTAGGTATGGAGCTGTGCCCGGAGTTGGGCATCACCATCCCGGTGGGCAAGGACTCGATGTCGATGAAGACTCAGTGGCGCGATGAGGATGCTGACAAGAGCGTCACCTCGCCGCTGTCGCTGGTCGTTACCGGCTTTGCCCCGGTCAGTGATATTCGCAAGACGCTGACCCCGCAGCTGCGTATGGATAAGGGCGAAACAGACCTGATCCTGATCGACCTCGGTCGTGGGCAGAACCGCCTGGGTGCGTCGATTCTCACTCAGGTCTACAGCAAGCTTGGCAGCCAGGCGCCGGATGTCGATGACGCCGAAGACCTGAAAGCCTTCTTCGCGGTGATCCAGGGGCTGAACGCCGACGGCCATATCCTGGCCTACCACGACCGCTCCGACGGTGGCCTGCTGGTCACTGTGCTGGAAATGGCCTTTGCCGGTCACTGCGGCCTCAATCTGTTCCTCGATGCTTTAGCCGATGGCAAGCCAGAGTTGGCCGCCGTACTGTTCAACGAAGAGCTGGGGGCGGTGATTCAGGTGCATCAGGACGCTACCCCGCAAGTGCTGGCGCAGTTCAGCGCGGCGGGTCTGGGTGACTGTGTGGCGGTGATCGGTCAGCCGGTCAACAGCGACGACGTGGCCATCAGCTTTAACGGTCAGCCGGTCTTCACAGGCCAGCGCCGTCTGCTGCAGCGCCAGTGGGCGCAGACCAGCTATCAGATCCAGCGCTTGCGCGATAACGTTGAGTGCGCTGAGCAAGAGTTCGAAGGCTTGCTGGAAGAAGACAACCCCGGCCTGACGGTCAAGCTTGGCTTCGACGTCAATCAGGACATCAGTGCGCCGTATATCCGCAAGGGCGTACGCCCGCAGATCGCCGTGCTGCGTGAGCAGGGCGTCAATGGTCAGGTGGAAATGGCGGCGGCTTTCGACCGCGCCGGCTTCAATGCCGTCGATGTGCACATGAGCGACATCCTTAACGGAAGCGTCAGCCTGGAGGCGTTCAAGGGTCTGGTCGCCTGCGGCGGCTTCTCCTACGGTGACGTGCTCGGTGCCGGCGAAGGCTGGGCCAAATCGATCCTGTTTAACAGCCGTGCGCGTGATGGCTTCCAGGCCTTCTTCGAGCGTAAGGACAGCTTCAGCCTGGGCGTGTGCAACGGCTGCCAGATGATGAGCAACCTGCATGAACTGATCCCCGGCACCGAGTTCTGGCCGCACTTTGTGCGCAACCGCTCGGAGCAGTTCGAGGCGCGCGTGGCCATGGTGCAGGTGCAGGAGTCGGCCTCGATCTTCCTGCAAGGTATGGCCGGTTCGCGCATGCCGATCGCCATCGCCCACGGTGAAGGTCATGCCGAGTTCGAGAACGAAGAAGCCCTGCTCGAAGCCGACTTGTCCGGTTGCGTGGCCATGCGCTTTATCGACAACCACGGCAAGGTCACCGAAACCTACCCGGCCAACCCCAACGGTTCGCCGCGCGGGATTACCGGCCTGACCAGTCGCGATGGCCGCGTGACCATCATGATGCCGCACCCGGAGCGGGTGTTCCGCGCCGTGCAGAACTCCTGGAAGCCGGATGACTGGCAGGAAGATGCCGGCTGGCTGCGCATGTTCCGCAACGCCCGCGTGTGGGTGGATTGA
- a CDS encoding CDGSH iron-sulfur domain-containing protein yields the protein MDKPAPILPEVRQVKPGDTLLLCRCGRSSQLPDCVSACADVLELLPEREQFLLLCRCGLSQRLPYCDGRHNLPVSGPTARWRRFW from the coding sequence ATGGATAAGCCCGCGCCGATCTTGCCTGAGGTGCGCCAGGTCAAGCCTGGCGATACCTTGCTGCTGTGCCGCTGCGGGCGTTCGTCCCAGCTTCCCGATTGTGTTTCTGCCTGTGCTGATGTGCTTGAGCTACTGCCTGAGCGCGAGCAATTTCTATTGCTTTGCCGTTGCGGTTTGTCGCAGCGTCTACCTTACTGTGATGGTCGCCATAATTTGCCGGTCAGTGGGCCAACGGCTCGTTGGCGGCGATTTTGGTGA
- a CDS encoding YqfO family protein: MYKLCFYVPETHLDSVKNAVFSAGGGRIGRYDQCCWQVLGQGQFRALEGSQPFLGQRGGVEQVAEWKVEMVVADELIHDAVKAMKQQHPYETPAFEVWRLSDIQF; the protein is encoded by the coding sequence ATGTACAAGCTGTGTTTTTATGTACCTGAAACTCATCTGGATAGCGTCAAGAACGCGGTGTTCAGCGCTGGCGGCGGACGTATTGGTCGCTATGATCAGTGCTGCTGGCAGGTGCTGGGGCAGGGCCAGTTCCGCGCTCTGGAGGGCAGCCAGCCGTTTCTTGGCCAGCGTGGAGGGGTCGAGCAGGTGGCGGAGTGGAAGGTCGAGATGGTGGTGGCCGACGAACTGATCCATGACGCGGTCAAGGCCATGAAGCAGCAACATCCCTATGAGACGCCAGCCTTTGAGGTGTGGCGGCTGTCGGATATCCAGTTTTAA
- the tadA gene encoding tRNA adenosine(34) deaminase TadA, with the protein MRRPLIVDRSQDQHFMREALALAAEGAVLGEVPVGAVLVQDGVIVGRGFNCPITTHDPSAHAEMVAIRGAAQAVDNYRLPGSTLYVTLEPCSMCAGLIVHARVQRVVFGASEPKAGVALSRGEFFNQAFLNHRVLVEGGVLAEECGALLSAFFKARREQR; encoded by the coding sequence ATGCGTCGTCCATTGATTGTCGATCGCAGCCAGGACCAGCACTTTATGCGCGAGGCTTTGGCGTTGGCCGCCGAGGGGGCAGTGCTGGGTGAAGTGCCGGTCGGTGCGGTGCTGGTGCAGGATGGCGTGATAGTCGGGCGCGGTTTTAATTGCCCGATCACCACCCATGACCCCAGTGCACACGCCGAAATGGTGGCGATTCGCGGCGCTGCGCAGGCCGTGGACAACTACCGTCTGCCCGGCAGCACCCTGTATGTGACGCTCGAGCCGTGCAGCATGTGTGCGGGGTTGATTGTGCATGCGCGGGTGCAGCGGGTGGTGTTTGGTGCGAGCGAGCCCAAGGCTGGGGTGGCGTTGAGTCGCGGCGAGTTCTTCAATCAGGCGTTTCTCAACCATCGAGTGCTGGTTGAAGGTGGGGTGCTGGCCGAGGAGTGTGGGGCACTGCTCAGTGCCTTTTTCAAGGCGCGGCGCGAGCAACGCTAG
- a CDS encoding DUF1326 domain-containing protein yields the protein MADYVDWRLRGAGVDLCNCAYGCPCQFNAPPTSGNCEAAVGFHIEQGHFADVSLDDLHVACSFAWPGAIHEGHGQCQAFIDERASEAQRQALLTILTGQEQEPTAFFAIFASTIETMHEPRFVPVKVCVDRAGLTASIHVRSAIEATAVPIRNPLDGSVHRVSMVLPDGFQFAEADCVSGTFSTTAALAMNYSEANALLYELHTGPNGIIRG from the coding sequence ATGGCCGATTATGTCGACTGGCGTCTGCGCGGCGCCGGCGTTGATTTGTGTAATTGCGCGTACGGCTGCCCCTGCCAGTTCAATGCGCCGCCCACCTCTGGTAATTGCGAGGCTGCGGTGGGCTTTCATATTGAGCAAGGGCACTTCGCCGATGTGTCGTTGGACGATTTGCACGTGGCCTGCAGCTTTGCTTGGCCCGGTGCTATTCACGAGGGGCATGGTCAGTGCCAGGCCTTCATTGATGAGCGTGCCAGTGAGGCACAGCGCCAAGCCCTGTTGACCATCCTTACAGGGCAGGAGCAGGAACCAACGGCATTCTTTGCCATTTTCGCCAGCACCATCGAAACCATGCATGAGCCGCGCTTCGTGCCAGTCAAGGTGTGTGTCGACCGTGCTGGGTTGACGGCGAGTATCCACGTGCGGAGCGCCATTGAAGCCACGGCCGTGCCAATTCGAAATCCGCTGGATGGCTCGGTGCACCGTGTGAGCATGGTCTTGCCGGATGGTTTTCAGTTTGCTGAGGCCGACTGTGTCAGTGGCACTTTCAGCACCACGGCAGCCCTTGCGATGAACTACAGCGAGGCCAACGCGTTGCTCTATGAACTGCATACCGGGCCCAATGGCATCATTCGCGGCTAG
- a CDS encoding L,D-transpeptidase family protein produces MRWLFALLCLSVALTGHASTAPMPDGKTVDKVLVVKSERTLHLISRGDTLKSYRMSLGKKPDGAKQREGDLRTPEGFYWIDWRKTSDKYNLSMHISYPNARDQAQARAQGVSPGGMIMIHGTPLDEEYPEWFFHTLDWTEGCIAMKNADMREIWSLVKDGTLIEIRP; encoded by the coding sequence ATGCGCTGGTTGTTCGCCCTACTCTGCCTGAGCGTCGCCCTAACCGGCCACGCCAGCACTGCCCCAATGCCTGACGGCAAGACCGTCGACAAGGTGCTGGTGGTTAAGTCTGAACGCACTCTGCACCTGATCAGCCGTGGCGATACCCTCAAGTCCTATCGCATGTCACTGGGTAAAAAACCTGACGGCGCCAAACAACGCGAAGGCGACCTGCGCACCCCTGAAGGGTTTTATTGGATCGACTGGCGCAAGACCAGCGACAAATACAACCTGTCCATGCACATCTCCTACCCCAACGCCCGCGACCAAGCGCAGGCGCGAGCCCAGGGCGTATCGCCAGGCGGCATGATCATGATCCACGGCACGCCACTGGATGAGGAATACCCCGAATGGTTCTTCCACACCCTGGACTGGACCGAAGGCTGTATTGCCATGAAGAACGCCGATATGCGCGAGATCTGGAGCCTGGTCAAGGACGGCACGTTGATCGAAATCAGACCGTAA